The proteins below come from a single Triticum aestivum cultivar Chinese Spring chromosome 5D, IWGSC CS RefSeq v2.1, whole genome shotgun sequence genomic window:
- the LOC123122841 gene encoding EEF1A lysine methyltransferase 1, with protein sequence MASGAEEEEGAWREAGEEEEEEDDERPQLSAAAAGALRDFLEEQRRHGRDEGEKGGAEGVELVAEDWRLSQFWYDERTARGLAEEVARLASGLPAGAGAAVACVACPTLYAYLRKSSPDVPARLLEYDERFGQYGDDFAFYDYNQPEALPPAMKHAFSIVVADPPYLSQECLEKVAKTVSFLARPEGSFLLLLTGEVQKDRALELLNVRPCGFKPQHSNKLGNVFRLFTNYDPVDRLGGWDRSDGATI encoded by the exons ATGGCGAgcggcgcggaggaggaggagggagcgtGGCGGGAggccggggaggaggaggaggaagaagacgacgagcGGCCGCAGctgagcgcggcggcggcgggggcgctgCGGGACTTCCTGGAGGAGCAGCGACGGCACGGGCGGGacgaaggggaaaaggggggagcagaAGGGGTGGAGCTGGTCGCGGAGGACTGGCGGCTGAGCCAGTTCTGGTACGACGAGCGCACCGCCCGGGGGCTGGCCGAGGAGGTCGCCCGCCTCGCCTCCGGCCTGcctgccggcgccggcgccgccgtggCCTGCGTCGCCTGCCCCACGCTCTACGCCTACCTCAGGAAGAGCAGCCCGGATGTGCCCGCGCGGCTGCTCGAGTACGACGAGCGGTTCGGGCAGTACGGCGACGACTTCGCCTTCTACGACTACAACCAGCCGGAGGCGCTGCCGCCCGCCATGAAGCACGCCTTCAGCATCGTCGTCGCCGACCCTCCGTACCTG AGTCAGGAGTGCTTGGAGAAGGTTGCCAAGACGGTCTCCTTCCTCGCGCGGCCTGAAGGCTCATTCCTGCTGTTACTCACAG GCGAAGTTCAGAAGGACCGCGCGCTGGAGCTCCTAAACGTGCGCCCCTGCGGTTTCAAGCCTCAGCACTCAAACAAACTGGGGAATGTGTTCCGGCTGTTCACGAACTATGACCCGGTAGACAGACTTGGTGGCTGGGATCGGAGCGATGGCGCCACCATTTAG
- the LOC123122842 gene encoding universal stress protein A-like protein isoform X1 has translation MWSIEAVIARHEAGLGITASERVVMEESTEASATARGVAPGAGGAEAARAAGTMKVVVAVDASEESLHALSWALDNVVRHHPGASVVVLHAQHRVDHFVAHAGLAYAPPTALDSMRRAQEENSRRVVARALDVCRQKQASATAAVVEGDPKEAIYQAVEEMRADLLVLGSRGLGMIKRALLGSVSDYLAHHACCPVLIVKPPNKAHHK, from the exons ATGTGGTCGATCGAGGCAGTGATCGCTAGGCACGAAGCCGGTCTTGGCATAACCGCAAGCGAGCGCGTCGTCATGGAGGAGAGCACCGAGGCCTCGGCGACGGCGAGGGGCGTGGCGCCTGGAGCCGGAGGTGCGGAGGCCGCCCGGGCGGCGGGCACGAtgaaggtggtggtggcggtggacgCGAGCGAGGAGAGCCTGCACGCGCTGTCGTGGGCGCTCGACAACGTCGTCCGGCACCACCCCGGCGCGTCCGTCGTCGTCCTCCACGCCCAGCACCGCGTCGACCACTTCGTCGCCCACG CAGGCCTGGCCTACGCCCCGCCGACGGCGTTGGACTCCatgaggagggcgcaggaggagaaCTCCCGGAGGGTGGTGGCCCGCGCGCTGGACGTGTGCAGGCAGAAGCAGGCGAGCGccacggcggcggtggtggaggggGACCCCAAGGAGGCCATCTACCAGGCCGTGGAGGAGATGCGCGCCGACCTGCTCGTCCTCGGCAGCCGCGGCCTGGGCATGATCAAGAG GGCGTTGCTGGGCAGCGTGAGCGACTACCTCGCCCATCACGCCTGCTGCCCCGTCCTCATCGTCAAGCCACCCAACAAGGCGCACCACAAGTGA
- the LOC123122842 gene encoding universal stress protein A-like protein isoform X2, whose amino-acid sequence MWSIEAVIARHEAGLGITASERVVMEESTEASATARGVAPGAGGAEAARAAGTMKVVVAVDASEESLHALSWALDNVVRHHPGASVVVLHAQHRVDHFVAHGLAYAPPTALDSMRRAQEENSRRVVARALDVCRQKQASATAAVVEGDPKEAIYQAVEEMRADLLVLGSRGLGMIKRALLGSVSDYLAHHACCPVLIVKPPNKAHHK is encoded by the exons ATGTGGTCGATCGAGGCAGTGATCGCTAGGCACGAAGCCGGTCTTGGCATAACCGCAAGCGAGCGCGTCGTCATGGAGGAGAGCACCGAGGCCTCGGCGACGGCGAGGGGCGTGGCGCCTGGAGCCGGAGGTGCGGAGGCCGCCCGGGCGGCGGGCACGAtgaaggtggtggtggcggtggacgCGAGCGAGGAGAGCCTGCACGCGCTGTCGTGGGCGCTCGACAACGTCGTCCGGCACCACCCCGGCGCGTCCGTCGTCGTCCTCCACGCCCAGCACCGCGTCGACCACTTCGTCGCCCACG GCCTGGCCTACGCCCCGCCGACGGCGTTGGACTCCatgaggagggcgcaggaggagaaCTCCCGGAGGGTGGTGGCCCGCGCGCTGGACGTGTGCAGGCAGAAGCAGGCGAGCGccacggcggcggtggtggaggggGACCCCAAGGAGGCCATCTACCAGGCCGTGGAGGAGATGCGCGCCGACCTGCTCGTCCTCGGCAGCCGCGGCCTGGGCATGATCAAGAG GGCGTTGCTGGGCAGCGTGAGCGACTACCTCGCCCATCACGCCTGCTGCCCCGTCCTCATCGTCAAGCCACCCAACAAGGCGCACCACAAGTGA
- the LOC123122843 gene encoding universal stress protein YxiE isoform X1: MWSIEAVIARHEASASERVVMEESTEAAATASGVAPGAGGGEATRSPAATMKVVVAVDASEESLHALSWALDHVVRLHPGASVVVVHAQHRVDRSAYAGLAYVPPTAMDAMRRTQAENTRKVVSRALDVCKQKQASATAVLVVGDAKEAICQAVEDMRADLLVLGSRGLGMVRRALLGSVSDYFANHARCPVLIVKPPNKAGPK, from the exons ATGTGGTCGATCGAGGCAGTGATCGCCAGGCACGAAGCCAGCGCGAGCGAGCGCGTCGTCATGGAGGAGAGCACCGAGGCcgcggcgacggcgagcggcgtgGCGCCTGGAGCCGGAGGCGGGGAGGCCACTCGGTCGCCGGCCGCGACGATGAAGGTGGTGGTGGCCGTGGACGCGAGCGAGGAGAGCCTGCACGCGCTGTCGTGGGCGCTCGACCACGTCGTCCGGCTCCACCCCGGCGCGTCCGTCGTCGTCGTCCACGCCCAGCACCGCGTCGACCGCTCCGCCTATG CAGGCCTGGCCTACGTCCCGCCCACGGCGATGGACGCCATGAGGAGGACGCAGGCGGAGAACACCAGGAAGGTGGTGTCCCGCGCGCTGGACGTCTGCAAGCAGAAGCAGGCGAGCGCCACGGCGGTGTTGGTGGTGGGCGACGCCAAGGAGGCCATCTGCCAGGCCGTGGAGGACATGCGCGCCGACCTCCTCGTCCTCGGCAGCCGCGGCCTCGGCATGGTCAGGAG AGCGTTGCTGGGCAGCGTGAGCGACTACTTCGCCAATCACGCGCGCTGTCCCGTTCTCATCGTCAAGCCGCCCAACAAAGCGGGTCCTAAGTGA
- the LOC123122843 gene encoding universal stress protein A-like protein isoform X2, whose translation MWSIEAVIARHEASASERVVMEESTEAAATASGVAPGAGGGEATRSPAATMKVVVAVDASEESLHALSWALDHVVRLHPGASVVVVHAQHRVDRSAYGLAYVPPTAMDAMRRTQAENTRKVVSRALDVCKQKQASATAVLVVGDAKEAICQAVEDMRADLLVLGSRGLGMVRRALLGSVSDYFANHARCPVLIVKPPNKAGPK comes from the exons ATGTGGTCGATCGAGGCAGTGATCGCCAGGCACGAAGCCAGCGCGAGCGAGCGCGTCGTCATGGAGGAGAGCACCGAGGCcgcggcgacggcgagcggcgtgGCGCCTGGAGCCGGAGGCGGGGAGGCCACTCGGTCGCCGGCCGCGACGATGAAGGTGGTGGTGGCCGTGGACGCGAGCGAGGAGAGCCTGCACGCGCTGTCGTGGGCGCTCGACCACGTCGTCCGGCTCCACCCCGGCGCGTCCGTCGTCGTCGTCCACGCCCAGCACCGCGTCGACCGCTCCGCCTATG GCCTGGCCTACGTCCCGCCCACGGCGATGGACGCCATGAGGAGGACGCAGGCGGAGAACACCAGGAAGGTGGTGTCCCGCGCGCTGGACGTCTGCAAGCAGAAGCAGGCGAGCGCCACGGCGGTGTTGGTGGTGGGCGACGCCAAGGAGGCCATCTGCCAGGCCGTGGAGGACATGCGCGCCGACCTCCTCGTCCTCGGCAGCCGCGGCCTCGGCATGGTCAGGAG AGCGTTGCTGGGCAGCGTGAGCGACTACTTCGCCAATCACGCGCGCTGTCCCGTTCTCATCGTCAAGCCGCCCAACAAAGCGGGTCCTAAGTGA